One Prolixibacteraceae bacterium DNA segment encodes these proteins:
- a CDS encoding DUF4381 domain-containing protein: MDPQTYYYKLKGMTPISSPHDIPFTPETIGWKIVGFVLLLLSIYIIYIRVKNYKKKEYRRVAKHHIKNITKELEHKRVSQEIWSRSILNQLKIVLIQSFGRENVASLTGGMMVQFLNERGKNTINKELYLKLELVLYNPIENNKLNINEIKSITKQINKWIGGHHV, encoded by the coding sequence ATGGATCCACAAACATATTACTACAAATTAAAAGGAATGACACCCATATCATCGCCTCATGATATTCCTTTTACACCAGAAACTATTGGGTGGAAAATTGTAGGTTTCGTTTTACTTCTTTTATCCATATATATCATCTACATCAGAGTTAAAAACTATAAGAAGAAAGAATATCGAAGGGTAGCTAAACATCATATAAAAAATATTACAAAAGAGTTAGAGCATAAGAGGGTGTCGCAAGAGATATGGAGTAGAAGTATCTTGAATCAATTAAAGATCGTATTAATACAAAGCTTCGGAAGAGAAAATGTTGCTTCTCTCACTGGAGGTATGATGGTTCAATTTCTAAATGAAAGAGGTAAAAACACCATCAACAAAGAGCTGTATTTAAAACTAGAGCTTGTATTGTATAATCCAATTGAAAACAATAAGCTTAATATAAATGAGATCAAATCAATAACGAAACAAATTAATAAATGGATTGGAGGTCATCATGTTTGA
- a CDS encoding arylsulfatase, with protein MYKFIKSISFLSLFLIISCTISFARKKKELPNIVIIYADDMGYGDVSYQNPNGKIHTPNIDNLAKNGMVFPDAHSSSGICTPSRFALLTGQYHWRRTHKIVNSFGPSLFKENEFTLPKMLQGSGYTTACIGKWHLGWDWQFNKEKINRRNCAPEDLVTDQDINGGPTDQGFDYYFGDGTINFPPYAFIENKRFVEAPTVPLHLKDSRPLEGSWEFRPGPMVKGWDPYKVLPTLTSKMEAFIKRQKKDKPFFLYLALPCPHAPIIPNEQFRGKSKAGAYGDFVVQTDDVVGRVNRALSRAGLDKNTIVIFTADNGPERYAYNRIRNFNHRSMGNLRGLKRDTWEGGHRVPFVIKWPKHIKKGSSSDQVISQVDITSTLANIVGYTLKRDEAVDSYDLEPLLSGKKMNTTFRRGTVQNTKKNRYAIRVGDWVYIDSFSGEHTTAPAWYNKKEHYSVPDKSCKGMLFNVKEDPQERVNLYSEYPEKVRMMKSMLTKYRKEGRSRDI; from the coding sequence ATGTATAAGTTCATTAAATCAATAAGCTTTCTATCATTATTTCTAATCATTTCGTGTACTATTTCATTTGCTAGAAAGAAGAAGGAATTACCAAATATTGTAATCATTTATGCTGATGATATGGGTTATGGAGATGTTTCTTATCAGAATCCTAATGGGAAAATACACACTCCTAATATCGATAATCTTGCAAAAAATGGCATGGTGTTTCCTGATGCACATAGTAGTTCAGGTATTTGTACTCCATCTCGTTTTGCATTATTAACAGGTCAGTATCATTGGAGAAGAACTCACAAAATTGTTAACTCTTTTGGACCATCTCTTTTTAAAGAGAATGAATTTACTTTACCTAAGATGTTACAAGGAAGTGGGTATACTACAGCTTGTATTGGGAAGTGGCATCTTGGTTGGGATTGGCAATTTAATAAAGAAAAAATCAATAGGAGAAATTGTGCTCCAGAAGATTTGGTCACCGATCAGGATATTAATGGAGGTCCCACTGATCAAGGATTTGATTATTATTTTGGGGATGGAACGATTAATTTCCCTCCATATGCATTCATTGAAAATAAACGTTTTGTAGAGGCTCCTACAGTTCCTTTGCATCTTAAGGACAGTAGACCTTTAGAAGGGAGTTGGGAGTTTCGTCCAGGTCCTATGGTTAAAGGTTGGGACCCATATAAGGTATTGCCTACTTTAACCTCTAAGATGGAGGCATTTATTAAAAGACAGAAAAAAGATAAACCATTCTTTTTATACCTTGCACTACCATGTCCTCATGCTCCAATTATACCAAATGAACAGTTTCGCGGGAAATCCAAAGCTGGGGCTTATGGTGATTTTGTAGTTCAAACGGATGATGTGGTAGGTCGTGTTAATCGTGCTTTATCTCGCGCTGGTTTAGATAAAAATACCATAGTAATTTTTACCGCTGACAATGGTCCTGAAAGATATGCTTATAATAGGATAAGAAATTTTAATCATCGAAGTATGGGTAATTTACGTGGGTTGAAGCGTGATACCTGGGAGGGTGGACACCGAGTTCCTTTTGTTATCAAATGGCCTAAGCATATCAAAAAAGGTTCTTCTTCAGATCAAGTAATTAGTCAAGTGGATATCACATCTACTTTAGCTAATATTGTTGGATACACTCTTAAAAGAGATGAAGCGGTGGATAGTTATGACTTAGAACCTCTTTTGTCTGGAAAAAAGATGAATACGACATTCCGAAGAGGAACTGTGCAGAATACCAAGAAAAATCGTTATGCAATCCGGGTAGGTGATTGGGTCTATATCGATAGTTTTTCAGGTGAGCACACGACGGCACCTGCGTGGTACAATAAAAAAGAACATTATTCAGTACCAGATAAATCGTGCAAAGGAATGCTTTTCAATGTAAAAGAAGATCCTCAAGAAAGAGTCAACTTATACTCTGAGTACCCGGAAAAGGTACGTATGATGAAGTCTATGTTGACAAAATATAGAAAAGAAGGACGTAGCAGGGATATTTAG
- a CDS encoding VWA domain-containing protein gives MMNIIETYFNNFHFLRPYLLWSLLPVSTLLIFIWGKKKNEERWKKSISQHLQSVVIQEGSSTISKTNIYHILILFLGVFAVSGPTFKKIEKPGANIKTKVVIMMDASRSMNCKDIAPTRLQRAQQKVVDLTQANYGASTALIAYAHTAHTAMPFTQDLHIIEEQAKFIKTNIMPIQGTNVEAAYNLCGEWAKNDSIPVTWVVITDNISHKDRVVTEDFIKRNPNIYIEFLLIGTPEGSPIPISKSRFLKDKSGKTIISHLNSQEILEINRNSNVAVQMVTTSKEDIETVVSHIKQRLNFTKDNKTHPTDWNDVGYYLLPFIAFLLLILFRKGNGTQWVILLLPFLTSCSKLNNTSSNIKENIKSYQWEKLWYTPDQLGIKYYRDGDIEQSLKNFEDPMWRGYILYHQNRFEEAATEYAKIQNAEGFVNFGLCMAELKNYSRAKEAFISALDADPNYIPAQKNLKEIQRLIDQKLKNYHEISNDEDRQNGKSQEDETLKENKGDEEEKEGNGKKASPKDNVNPDNKGDDDYQAIDPNQKLDKEDISNKILSQMNNDPSLFLRRKFQYDLTKMKEEDHKEYKTDMPW, from the coding sequence GTGATGAATATTATTGAAACATATTTTAATAACTTCCACTTTTTAAGGCCCTACCTATTGTGGTCGTTATTGCCTGTCTCTACCCTATTGATTTTTATATGGGGAAAGAAGAAAAATGAAGAGAGGTGGAAGAAAAGCATTTCGCAGCACTTACAATCAGTGGTAATACAAGAAGGATCAAGCACTATCTCAAAAACAAATATATATCACATATTAATTTTGTTTTTGGGAGTCTTTGCAGTAAGTGGTCCTACATTTAAAAAGATTGAAAAACCGGGTGCAAATATAAAGACGAAAGTTGTTATAATGATGGATGCATCTCGGTCTATGAACTGTAAAGATATAGCACCCACACGACTTCAAAGAGCTCAACAGAAAGTTGTAGACTTAACTCAAGCAAACTATGGAGCATCGACTGCTCTAATTGCATACGCACATACAGCCCACACTGCCATGCCTTTCACCCAAGATTTGCATATTATTGAAGAGCAAGCAAAGTTCATTAAAACGAATATTATGCCAATACAAGGAACGAATGTCGAGGCTGCATACAATCTTTGTGGAGAGTGGGCTAAAAATGATTCTATTCCAGTTACGTGGGTTGTTATAACAGATAATATAAGTCATAAAGATAGAGTTGTAACAGAGGATTTCATTAAAAGAAATCCGAATATATATATTGAATTCCTTTTAATTGGAACCCCAGAAGGCTCTCCAATTCCGATCTCCAAAAGTAGATTTCTTAAAGATAAAAGTGGAAAGACGATAATCTCTCATCTTAATAGTCAAGAGATATTAGAGATAAATAGGAACTCAAATGTCGCAGTACAGATGGTCACGACTAGCAAAGAAGATATTGAAACTGTCGTCTCTCATATAAAGCAGAGATTGAATTTTACAAAAGACAATAAAACACATCCTACCGATTGGAATGATGTTGGATACTATCTTCTCCCTTTTATTGCCTTTCTACTTCTCATATTATTTAGAAAAGGAAATGGTACCCAATGGGTAATTCTACTATTGCCATTTTTGACCAGTTGTAGCAAACTCAACAATACGAGTTCTAATATAAAAGAGAACATCAAATCATATCAATGGGAGAAACTTTGGTATACCCCTGATCAACTAGGAATAAAATACTACAGAGATGGAGATATTGAACAGTCTTTAAAGAATTTTGAAGATCCAATGTGGAGAGGTTATATTTTATACCATCAAAACCGATTTGAAGAGGCAGCAACAGAATATGCAAAGATCCAAAATGCAGAAGGATTTGTCAACTTTGGCTTATGTATGGCTGAACTGAAGAACTATAGTAGAGCAAAAGAAGCTTTTATATCAGCATTAGATGCAGACCCCAACTATATCCCCGCTCAAAAAAATCTTAAAGAGATCCAAAGACTTATTGATCAGAAGCTCAAAAACTATCATGAAATAAGTAATGACGAGGATCGTCAAAATGGCAAATCACAAGAAGACGAGACACTAAAAGAGAACAAGGGAGACGAGGAAGAGAAAGAAGGAAATGGTAAGAAAGCATCTCCTAAAGATAATGTCAATCCAGACAACAAAGGAGATGACGATTATCAAGCAATTGATCCAAATCAAAAACTCGACAAAGAAGATATATCAAACAAGATCTTAAGTCAAATGAATAACGATCCATCACTCTTTTTACGTAGAAAGTTCCAGTATGATCTGACAAAAATGAAGGAAGAGGATCATAAGGAATACAAAACGGATATGCCATGGTAG
- a CDS encoding VWA domain-containing protein: protein MFEFNHIYFLYLLPLPILVWFLVPAKHLRKSALKVPFFEDLVIGGGVKSQKRVNIHKRSVIEWITLSICWVSVLLALAKPQVVGTPEKTVKHARNLLLAVDLSGSMATTDWKIENELYSRWSGVNKVLHQFIEKRRGDRVGVIFFGSQAYVQVPFTTDLDAVNSWIDQVDVGMAGGKTAMGNAIGMGIKLFKEDSSSIKTMILLTDGVDSGSEINPLQAARLAKEDSIVIHTVGVGKKGSGVYDLDEKSLKSISKASNGEYFKATSQEDLIKIYDTLDKMEPIEFEDKGYTPITPLYYYPLCIGLSFLLLLNLILAVVKKLKQRP from the coding sequence ATGTTTGAATTTAACCATATATACTTCTTATATCTTTTACCTCTTCCTATTCTTGTTTGGTTTCTTGTACCCGCAAAACACCTAAGAAAATCTGCCTTAAAGGTTCCTTTCTTTGAGGATTTAGTTATCGGAGGAGGAGTCAAATCACAGAAACGGGTAAATATCCACAAAAGATCCGTAATAGAATGGATAACCTTATCGATATGTTGGGTCTCTGTCCTTCTTGCATTGGCAAAACCTCAAGTGGTTGGTACACCTGAGAAGACAGTAAAACATGCAAGAAACCTACTTCTAGCGGTAGACTTATCGGGAAGTATGGCGACAACAGATTGGAAAATAGAAAATGAACTTTACTCCCGTTGGTCTGGTGTAAATAAGGTACTACACCAATTCATCGAAAAACGAAGAGGAGATCGTGTTGGTGTCATATTCTTTGGTTCTCAAGCTTATGTACAAGTGCCTTTTACCACTGATCTAGATGCCGTGAATAGCTGGATTGACCAAGTAGATGTCGGCATGGCGGGAGGAAAAACAGCAATGGGAAATGCTATTGGAATGGGAATAAAACTGTTCAAAGAAGATAGCTCCTCTATTAAAACAATGATATTGTTAACTGATGGAGTCGACAGTGGTAGTGAAATTAACCCTCTACAAGCAGCTAGGTTAGCAAAAGAAGATTCAATCGTAATACATACAGTTGGGGTTGGTAAAAAAGGATCAGGAGTATATGATTTGGATGAGAAGTCATTAAAAAGTATATCCAAGGCTAGCAATGGAGAGTATTTTAAAGCAACATCACAAGAAGACTTGATTAAGATTTATGATACTCTTGATAAGATGGAACCTATTGAATTTGAAGATAAAGGATATACTCCGATCACTCCACTCTATTATTATCCCTTATGCATAGGGTTATCCTTCTTGTTATTATTGAACTTAATCTTAGCAGTAGTCAAAAAATTAAAACAACGACCATAG
- a CDS encoding HAD family phosphatase — protein MSNKIKAVLFDMDGVLLDSMPYHEKAWCQLFRDEGVPFSREEAYLNEGRTGYNTIETIIVKATGNKPSRLKVEQLYERKKELMKQFPPVREIEGMPKVIEYLNEIGIKIGVVTGSSQDGVINKLKHFYNKIVIKESVITGLDVKNGKPHPEPYLKALSRVGVSAEETIVIENAPLGIESSVAANIETIAINTGPLDNSILYQFGAQDVCQSSEELLQVLKARLS, from the coding sequence ATGAGCAATAAAATAAAAGCAGTCCTTTTTGATATGGATGGTGTATTACTAGATAGTATGCCCTATCATGAAAAGGCATGGTGTCAACTATTTAGAGATGAAGGAGTGCCTTTCTCAAGAGAAGAAGCCTATTTAAACGAAGGCAGAACAGGTTACAATACGATTGAAACGATAATTGTAAAAGCAACAGGAAATAAGCCATCAAGATTAAAGGTTGAGCAACTATACGAAAGAAAGAAAGAACTTATGAAGCAATTTCCTCCTGTTCGAGAAATTGAAGGAATGCCTAAAGTAATAGAGTATCTCAATGAAATTGGTATCAAAATAGGGGTAGTAACTGGCTCTAGTCAAGATGGTGTAATTAACAAGCTCAAACATTTTTATAATAAAATTGTTATAAAAGAGAGCGTTATTACCGGATTAGATGTAAAAAATGGTAAGCCTCATCCAGAGCCCTATTTAAAAGCACTTAGTCGAGTAGGAGTTTCTGCTGAAGAAACGATTGTTATCGAGAATGCTCCCTTAGGAATTGAGTCATCTGTCGCAGCTAATATTGAAACAATAGCAATCAATACAGGTCCACTAGACAACTCAATACTATATCAGTTTGGAGCTCAAGATGTATGTCAAAGCAGTGAAGAATTACTTCAGGTACTAAAGGCGAGATTGTCATAA
- a CDS encoding BatD family protein: MVDIFKKYGRITIGLVIILVVPRVCLAKYFVKAKISKETVYPMEPTVLYVSVYTSTWFTRSADLYDLQLKNSFTIRTGRPQSSYQNINGRRYNVQTFAYQIFPLREGRQEIPSLKISFATPPEGQYKGKEVSAKTNTLTYNVTSIPQSYSYEDWIVANKIKLTRTISPKKKKWHVGEVITETIRIDTKGTLASLVPTIKHDTINWGTIYNGEVSRGQKVTEDDISSYIIQTTQYLIEKPGKHKVGALKIGYYSPTYKKTLKTATKALNINAISNHNLQKLEALQDSLQKQNLQAKGATIKEEPKWYKKFNWIKGLYITITLLIVVQLWKIMRKWHIKLKQKITKFTRSESYLFIKVITTFHIKSFYLRMDQWLQCNERIKKVSVHQLFEQEIMSKWKDDYMKLCEFLFNNGNSKQVSLLNLKIALIKWRNHKTKNNKKNTTINPS; the protein is encoded by the coding sequence ATGGTAGATATATTTAAGAAATATGGTAGAATAACCATTGGTTTAGTGATCATACTAGTTGTTCCTAGAGTTTGCCTTGCGAAATACTTTGTAAAGGCAAAGATCTCTAAAGAAACAGTATATCCAATGGAACCAACAGTCTTGTATGTTTCAGTATATACAAGTACATGGTTTACTAGATCAGCAGATCTATATGACCTACAGTTAAAGAATTCCTTTACAATAAGAACAGGTAGACCACAAAGTTCTTACCAAAATATTAATGGTAGAAGATACAATGTGCAAACATTTGCTTATCAGATCTTTCCTTTAAGAGAAGGACGTCAAGAAATACCTTCATTAAAGATCTCTTTTGCAACTCCTCCTGAAGGTCAATACAAAGGAAAAGAGGTGAGTGCAAAAACAAATACTCTTACATATAATGTGACATCAATTCCACAAAGTTACTCTTATGAGGATTGGATTGTCGCAAACAAGATTAAATTAACTCGTACCATAAGCCCTAAAAAGAAAAAATGGCACGTAGGAGAAGTGATCACAGAGACTATAAGGATTGACACAAAAGGGACATTAGCATCTCTTGTGCCAACCATTAAACATGACACGATAAACTGGGGAACAATATACAACGGGGAGGTATCAAGAGGTCAAAAAGTAACAGAAGATGATATCTCATCATATATAATTCAAACAACACAATATTTAATAGAAAAACCAGGAAAACACAAGGTAGGGGCTCTTAAAATAGGCTACTATTCGCCTACTTACAAAAAAACCTTAAAAACAGCCACTAAAGCATTAAATATAAATGCTATATCCAATCATAATCTACAAAAGCTTGAAGCACTACAAGATTCTCTTCAAAAACAGAACTTACAAGCAAAGGGAGCAACCATTAAAGAGGAACCTAAATGGTACAAAAAGTTTAATTGGATCAAAGGATTATATATTACCATAACATTGTTAATCGTCGTACAGCTATGGAAAATAATGCGTAAATGGCACATAAAATTAAAGCAGAAGATCACTAAATTTACACGTAGTGAGTCCTACTTATTTATTAAAGTTATCACCACATTCCACATCAAGTCTTTTTATCTTAGAATGGATCAATGGTTACAGTGCAATGAAAGGATAAAAAAAGTAAGTGTCCATCAGCTTTTCGAGCAAGAGATCATGTCTAAATGGAAAGATGACTATATGAAACTCTGTGAATTTCTTTTCAACAATGGAAATTCGAAACAAGTGTCCCTTTTAAATCTAAAAATAGCCCTTATTAAATGGAGAAATCATAAAACAAAAAACAATAAGAAAAATACCACAATAAACCCGTCATAA